In Kryptolebias marmoratus isolate JLee-2015 linkage group LG20, ASM164957v2, whole genome shotgun sequence, a genomic segment contains:
- the ankrd33bb gene encoding ankyrin repeat domain-containing protein 33B — protein MVLITEEQGKESKVQENGFARGVELSKTETKANNVSIETPVMSISKADDDGFECEAPEVDEKTEVDYTWNYWEDEEDIYQEYEELDFDALPDRSDTRSFTSNDSFYPLDDSVISNIIRCPSPEQISFFKACCSNNVIIVKIMIRQGVTEEEVKETDRNKRSGLIMACYHGYVDMVITLAQCPYLDVNWQDNEGNTALITAAQAGHSIISSYLLNYFPGLDIERRNCHGFTALMKAAMQGRLECVRALMLAGGDIQARDYGRRMTPREWALFTGRYGTANLILQLMSRPCAEQFCDSFSLEWPLLEELVSEAQRPKTCWGRLSNLLSCCPYRFCISNKIKPVDDGVLDHMVQVTTGISSPFIATACHTVCPGSPPCLGKRRQAVQEILRRQRVAELKRLGPDRLNNYKRFFQNSRVLLIPKAKDRRASLQPQILRDVAAASTVALRRASLLPLNMLRRSSVRPGMVVPKVMLCKAPPQSFIPENLNARNNNQNQLQIPKWNYKMKSIEKRQAEQRQRLFSLRRGR, from the exons ATGGTGTTAATAACTGAGGAACAAGGAAAAGAATCAAAGGTTCAAGAGAATGGCTTTGCCAGAGGAGTTGAACTTAGCAAGACTGAAACGAAAGCCAACAATGTTTCTATTGAAACACCTGTTATGTCCATCAGCAAGGCTGATGACGATGGGTTTGAGTGTGAAGCCCCAGAGGTGGATGAAAAGACTGAAGTTGATTACACATGGAACTActgggaggatgaggaggacaTCTATCAGGAGTATGAGGAGTTGGACTTCGATGCCTTGCCAGATCGCTCGGACACACGGAGCTTTACCTCAAATGATTCCTTCTACCCCCTGGACGATTCAGTCATCTCCAACATTATCCGCTGCCCTAGCCCTGAACAGATCTCCTTCTTCAAGGCCTGCTGCAGCAACAATGTCATCATTGTCAAGATTATGATCAGGCAAGGAGTGACCGAAGAAGAAGTGAAGGAGACGGATCGGAACAAAAGA TCTGGCCTCATTATGGCATGTTACCACGGTTATGTAGATATGGTCATCACCCTTGCCCAGTGTCCGTACCTGGATGTTAACTGGCAGGACAACGAGGGCAACACGGCTCTGATTACGGCAGCACAAGCAG GCCATTCGATTATTTCCAGCTACCTGCTGAACTACTTCCCAGGTTTGGACATTGAGAGGAGGAACTGTCATGGCTTTACCGCTCTGATGAAGGCCGCCATGCAGGGCAGGCTTGAGTGTGTGAGAGCCCTCATGCTGGCAG gagGGGATATTCAGGCCCGGGACTATGGCCGCCGTATGACACCCAGGGAGTGGGCTCTTTTCACCGGGCGATACGGGACAGCCAACCTGATACTTCAGCTGATGTCGAGGCCCTGTGCTGAGCAGTTCTGTGACTCCTTCTCTCTAGAGTGGCCCCTGTTAGAG GAGCTGGTGTCCGAGGCCCAAAGGCCAAAGACCTGCTGGGGGCGCCTAAGCAACCTACTTTCTTGCTGCCCTTACAGGTTTTGCATCAGCAACAAGATAAAACCTGTGGATGATGGCGTTTTGGACCACATGGTTCAGGTAACCACGGGTATCTCAAGTCCATTCATCGCCACAGCCTGCCACACGGTCTGTCCAGGCAGCCCGCCGTGCCTCGGAAAGCGGCGTCAAGCCGTGCAGGAGATCCTGAGGAGGCAGcgagtggcagagctgaagcgCCTGGGTCCCGACAGACTCAACAACTACAAACGATTTTTCCAGAACTCGCGGGTGCTGCTCATCCCCAAAGCGAAGGATCGCCGGGCAAGCCTGCAGCCTCAGATACTCAGGGACGTAGCCGCGGCGTCCACGGTGGCCCTGAGGCGAGCCAGCCTGCTGCCGCTCAACATGCTGCGGCGAAGCAGCGTGCGGCCAGGCATGGTGGTGCCGAAGGTCATGCTCTGCAAGGCCCCACCTCAGAGCTTCATACCCGAAAACCTAAACGCGAGGAACAATAACCAGAACCAACTCCAGATCCCCAAATGGAACTACAAGATGAAATCAATAGAAAAGAGGCAGGCGGAGCAAAGGCAAAGACTGTTTTCTCTGAGAAGAGGGAGGTGA